Proteins from one Dermacentor variabilis isolate Ectoservices chromosome 1, ASM5094787v1, whole genome shotgun sequence genomic window:
- the LOC142573905 gene encoding uncharacterized protein LOC142573905 — translation MEELLEFSFDHIDKLAERWGKTIASPEKWHLWEYVQQMKREQPYWVTKEVVPWDEVEAKYSLRSRSLSSGSLHCHLELSGVGLATPPPLLYSQRKPLPATSRGNATNEASLCIKCIRTKSPPRYAPAGR, via the exons ATGGAGGAGCTTCTCGAGTTTTCCTTCGACCACATCGACAAGCTCGCAGAACGCTGGGGAAAGACAATTGCAAGTCCTGAGAAGTGGCATCTCTGGGAATATGTGCAGCAGATGAAG CGCGAACAGCCCTACTGGGTAACCAAGGAGGTTGTGCCCTGGGACGAAGTAGAAGCCAAGTATTCACTCCGCAGTCGGTCTCTGTCGTCCGGCTCCTTGCACTGTCACCTGGAGCTCTCGGGGGTTGGCCTTGCCACGCCCCCACCGTTGCTGTACTCGCAGAGGAAACCACTACCAGCGACTTCTCGTGGGAACGCCACCAATGAGGCGAGTCTTTGCATCAAATGTATCCGAACTAAGAGCCCACCACGGTATGCACCTGCAGGCCGCTAA